One window of the Alphaproteobacteria bacterium genome contains the following:
- the hisH gene encoding imidazole glycerol phosphate synthase subunit HisH has protein sequence MTTAIVDYGSGNLRSAAKAFERAARDGSGAIVVTADPAVVRAADRIVLPGVGAFADCRAGLMALDGMGEALEETVIAGGRPFLGICVGMQLMATRGLEHGVHDGFDWIPGEVAALTPAPGRPVPHMGWNSLTMTPPTHPVLAGVETGAHAYFVHSYAFRVADPAHVLAVTDYGGPVTAVIGRDNLVGTQFHPEKSQETGLRLIANFLSWKP, from the coding sequence GTGACGACCGCGATCGTCGATTATGGTTCGGGCAACCTGCGTTCCGCAGCCAAGGCGTTCGAGCGGGCCGCCCGGGATGGCAGCGGGGCGATCGTGGTCACCGCCGATCCGGCGGTAGTGCGCGCCGCCGACCGTATTGTGCTACCGGGCGTGGGCGCGTTCGCCGATTGCCGGGCCGGTCTGATGGCGCTGGACGGAATGGGCGAGGCGCTAGAGGAAACTGTTATAGCAGGCGGTCGCCCGTTTCTGGGGATCTGTGTCGGGATGCAGTTGATGGCGACCCGCGGCCTGGAACATGGCGTTCACGACGGGTTCGATTGGATTCCGGGCGAGGTGGCGGCGTTGACCCCCGCGCCGGGCAGGCCGGTGCCCCACATGGGCTGGAACAGCCTCACGATGACGCCGCCGACCCACCCGGTCCTCGCGGGGGTTGAAACCGGTGCCCACGCGTACTTTGTCCATAGTTATGCGTTTCGCGTGGCTGATCCCGCCCATGTTCTTGCCGTGACCGACTACGGCGGGCCGGTGACGGCGGTGATCGGGCGTGACAACCTCGTGGGCACCCAGTTTCACCCCGAAAAGAGTCAGGAGAC
- a CDS encoding DUF2628 domain-containing protein, which yields MRFYSVYQSPAAQGDGSLIFIKDGFCWPALFLPFVWPLWRGLWLAAIVVLAVLVAASVLVGQGLLAPLTGGVVEALVALVMGFEGNNLRRWTKSRRGWREVGTVSGRRLADAERAFFAAVEVTPTGAMIPRSGAAA from the coding sequence ATGCGGTTCTATAGCGTCTATCAAAGCCCTGCCGCCCAGGGCGACGGCAGCCTCATTTTTATCAAGGACGGGTTTTGCTGGCCCGCCCTTTTCTTGCCGTTCGTCTGGCCGTTGTGGCGCGGCCTGTGGTTGGCGGCGATTGTCGTTCTTGCCGTGCTGGTCGCGGCATCGGTGCTGGTCGGGCAAGGTTTGTTGGCGCCGCTGACCGGTGGGGTCGTCGAAGCGCTGGTTGCCCTAGTCATGGGGTTCGAAGGCAACAACCTGCGTCGTTGGACCAAGTCGCGCCGTGGCTGGCGCGAAGTCGGCACGGTCTCGGGCCGTCGTCTCGCCGATGCCGAACGCGCATTTTTTGCGGCGGTCGAGGTGACCCCGACCGGCGCCATGATACCCCGCAGCGGCGCTGCCGCGTGA
- the hisB gene encoding imidazoleglycerol-phosphate dehydratase HisB, with translation MRQATVDRKTKETAITATVNLDGSGVYDVATGIGFLDHMMEQLSRHSLIDLTLRATGDLHIDFHHTNEDCGIVVGEAVSRALGDRAGIVRYGTAYIPFDETLTRVTLDCSNRPYLVWNVEFPTSKLGDMDTELFREWFQAFAQGAGLTLHVENLYGRNSHHIVESCFKGLARALRQAVAVDPRQAQSVPSTKGVLGGSL, from the coding sequence ATGCGCCAGGCCACCGTCGACCGAAAGACCAAGGAAACCGCCATTACCGCAACCGTCAATCTCGACGGCAGCGGGGTGTATGACGTTGCCACCGGGATCGGCTTCCTCGATCACATGATGGAACAGCTCTCCCGCCACTCCTTGATCGACCTGACGTTGCGGGCGACCGGCGATCTGCACATCGATTTTCACCACACCAACGAAGATTGCGGCATTGTCGTGGGCGAAGCGGTTTCGCGCGCGCTGGGCGATCGCGCCGGCATCGTGCGCTACGGCACGGCCTATATCCCGTTCGACGAAACCTTGACGCGGGTCACGCTGGATTGCTCGAATCGGCCCTATCTCGTGTGGAATGTCGAGTTCCCGACCTCGAAGCTGGGTGACATGGACACCGAACTGTTCCGCGAGTGGTTCCAGGCCTTCGCCCAAGGGGCCGGCCTGACCCTACACGTCGAGAACCTGTACGGGCGCAACAGCCATCACATCGTCGAATCGTGTTTCAAAGGTTTGGCCCGGGCATTGCGCCAGGCCGTTGCCGTCGATCCTCGCCAAGCGCAATCGGTCCCCTCGACCAAGGGTGTGCTTGGCGGCTCGCTGTAG
- the hslV gene encoding ATP-dependent protease subunit HslV, with amino-acid sequence MATDSTPAWHGTTILSVRKGGKAVIAGDGQVSVGATVMKSKARKVRRLADGSVIVGFAGATADAFTLFERLEAKLEKHGGQLERACVELAKDWRTDRYLRRLEAMMAVANENVSLVLTGSGDVLEPDDGVIGIGSGGNYALAAARALIDRDDMDAEAIARKAMKIAADICVYTNENVIVESV; translated from the coding sequence ATGGCCACCGATTCGACGCCCGCCTGGCACGGCACGACAATCCTTTCGGTCCGCAAGGGCGGTAAAGCCGTCATCGCCGGCGACGGCCAGGTCTCGGTCGGCGCCACCGTGATGAAATCCAAAGCCCGCAAGGTCCGCCGCCTCGCCGATGGCAGTGTGATCGTCGGGTTTGCCGGCGCGACCGCCGATGCCTTCACCCTGTTCGAACGCCTGGAAGCCAAACTTGAGAAACATGGCGGCCAACTCGAACGCGCCTGCGTCGAGTTAGCCAAGGATTGGCGAACCGACCGGTATTTGCGCCGGCTCGAAGCGATGATGGCGGTGGCCAACGAAAATGTGAGCCTGGTGTTGACCGGCTCGGGCGACGTGTTGGAGCCCGACGACGGCGTCATCGGCATCGGCTCGGGCGGCAACTACGCCCTCGCCGCGGCGCGCGCGCTGATCGACCGCGACGACATGGATGCCGAGGCGATTGCCCGCAAGGCGATGAAGATCGCCGCCGACATCTGCGTCTACACCAACGAAAACGTCATCGTTGAAAGCGTCTAG
- the hslU gene encoding ATP-dependent protease ATPase subunit HslU, with amino-acid sequence MTEFSPREIVSELDRHIIGQHDAKRAVAIALRNRWRRQQLPEELREEVVPKNILMIGPTGVGKTEISRRLAKLANAPFLKVEATKFTEVGYVGRDVEQIVRDLVEIAITMVRNQRREEVQARAQLAAEERVLDALVGSDASESTRQAFRLKLRNGELDDKEIEISVQDSGGGMPTFEVPGMPGAQMGMINLNDMLGKAFGQRTKPKRLSVVDSYDLLMEEESDKLVDQDKLVKEAIDKVEQHGIVFLDEIDKITARQDRAGADVSREGVQRDLLPLIEGTQVATKHGTVRTDFILFIASGAFQLAKPSDLLPELQGRLPIRVELKALTREDFKRILTEPEASLIHQYTSLIGTEGVTLTFGDDAIEEIASVAADVNATVENIGARRLHTVMERLLDEISFTATDQPGESVAIDAAYVRKHVSDLAKDSDLSKFIL; translated from the coding sequence ATGACTGAGTTCAGCCCGCGGGAAATCGTTTCAGAACTCGACCGTCACATCATCGGTCAACACGACGCCAAGCGCGCCGTCGCGATCGCGCTGCGCAACCGCTGGCGGCGCCAGCAACTGCCCGAAGAATTGCGCGAAGAAGTCGTGCCCAAGAACATCCTGATGATCGGCCCGACCGGCGTCGGCAAAACGGAGATTTCCCGGCGCCTCGCCAAACTCGCCAACGCGCCGTTTCTCAAGGTCGAAGCAACGAAGTTCACCGAGGTCGGCTACGTCGGCCGCGACGTCGAACAGATTGTGCGCGACCTGGTTGAAATCGCGATCACGATGGTGCGCAACCAGCGGCGCGAAGAGGTTCAGGCGCGCGCCCAGTTGGCCGCCGAGGAACGGGTGCTCGATGCTCTAGTCGGCAGCGACGCAAGCGAGTCCACCCGTCAGGCGTTCCGCCTAAAATTGCGCAACGGGGAACTCGACGACAAAGAGATCGAAATCAGCGTCCAGGACAGCGGCGGCGGGATGCCGACTTTCGAAGTGCCCGGAATGCCCGGTGCGCAGATGGGCATGATCAACCTCAACGACATGCTGGGCAAAGCCTTCGGCCAACGCACCAAACCCAAACGCCTGTCGGTCGTCGACTCCTACGACCTGCTGATGGAAGAAGAGAGCGACAAGTTGGTCGACCAAGACAAGCTGGTCAAAGAGGCGATCGACAAAGTCGAGCAACACGGCATCGTCTTCCTCGACGAAATCGACAAGATTACCGCGCGGCAAGACCGCGCAGGCGCCGATGTCAGCCGCGAGGGCGTGCAGCGCGACCTGTTGCCGTTGATCGAAGGAACGCAGGTGGCGACCAAACACGGCACCGTGCGTACCGATTTCATTCTGTTCATCGCGTCGGGAGCGTTCCAATTGGCCAAGCCGTCGGACTTGCTGCCGGAACTCCAGGGCCGGCTGCCGATCCGGGTCGAGCTAAAAGCACTGACCCGGGAAGATTTCAAACGCATCCTGACCGAACCCGAAGCCAGTTTGATTCACCAATACACCTCGTTGATCGGAACCGAGGGCGTTACCCTGACGTTTGGCGACGACGCGATCGAGGAGATCGCCAGCGTTGCTGCCGACGTTAACGCAACGGTCGAGAATATCGGCGCACGGCGGCTCCATACCGTGATGGAGCGGCTTCTCGACGAGATCAGCTTTACCGCCACCGACCAGCCCGGCGAGAGCGTCGCGATCGATGCCGCCTACGTGCGAAAGCACGTCTCTGACCTCGCCAAGGATTCTGATCTCTCTAAATTTATTTTGTAG
- a CDS encoding helix-turn-helix domain-containing protein: MTPFGAKVRALRRARGITLKTMAADLEISQAYLSALEHGRRGRPPAHLVRQICGYFNIIWDEADALEQLARLSHPRVVVDTAGLSPEATELANRLAECIKNLDEGVVKKMLEDLNVSAPEGTSTK; this comes from the coding sequence ATGACGCCGTTCGGCGCCAAGGTCCGCGCCCTCCGCCGCGCCCGCGGCATCACCTTGAAAACGATGGCTGCCGACCTGGAGATTTCCCAAGCCTATTTGTCGGCCCTGGAGCACGGTCGTCGCGGTCGCCCACCGGCGCACCTGGTGCGCCAAATATGCGGCTACTTCAACATCATCTGGGACGAGGCCGATGCGCTCGAGCAGTTGGCCCGCCTGTCTCACCCCCGCGTCGTCGTCGATACCGCGGGCCTATCGCCCGAGGCGACGGAGTTGGCCAACCGGTTGGCCGAATGCATCAAGAACCTCGATGAAGGTGTCGTGAAAAAAATGCTCGAGGATCTGAATGTGTCGGCGCCCGAGGGTACCTCTACAAAATAA
- a CDS encoding Smr/MutS family protein, producing MATGRPPRRPGRPLSDEEASLWAAVMRDTRVHDPVIRRRGVHRAPPERDDSAEAISAKDSTPPASPSPPAPALRNTAAVPVLGGGTDRRTQVRLRRGQVEIDGRIDLHGMTQNQARPALEAFVDRAVAAGHRCVLVITGKGSVRPGDEPGVMPDRLRGVLREQVPRWLVVPPLARLVVTWQPAARQHGGEGALYLLLRRQK from the coding sequence ATGGCTACCGGCAGGCCGCCGCGCCGTCCCGGCCGCCCCCTCAGCGACGAGGAAGCGAGCCTATGGGCGGCGGTGATGCGCGATACCCGTGTACACGATCCGGTCATCCGCCGTCGCGGCGTACACCGGGCGCCGCCCGAGCGTGACGACAGTGCCGAAGCCATTTCCGCCAAGGATTCAACGCCCCCAGCGAGCCCGTCGCCTCCCGCGCCGGCGCTGCGCAACACCGCCGCCGTTCCAGTCCTCGGCGGCGGCACGGACCGGCGCACCCAGGTCCGTCTACGCCGCGGCCAAGTGGAAATCGACGGTCGCATCGATCTGCATGGGATGACTCAAAACCAAGCGCGCCCCGCACTCGAAGCGTTCGTCGATCGCGCGGTTGCCGCCGGGCACCGTTGCGTCCTGGTGATCACCGGCAAGGGTTCGGTGCGGCCCGGGGACGAGCCCGGAGTCATGCCCGACCGTCTGCGGGGGGTTTTGCGCGAGCAGGTGCCCCGCTGGCTGGTTGTGCCGCCGCTGGCCCGTTTGGTTGTGACATGGCAACCGGCGGCGCGGCAGCATGGCGGCGAGGGCGCGCTTTATCTTCTGTTGCGGCGGCAGAAATGA
- a CDS encoding murein transglycosylase A, whose translation MISGRLWALVAVAGLLAAALITFALFPPKPLPDKLALDPFVFVERLSVEHALIGWNDDDQAPALAAFKKSCERLLRLPDARAMADPAFGTVADWRPACEAALTVAAPDTQAARDFFQTWFRPVAIRNNGDDVGLFTGYFEPELNGHTERAGPYQTPLYAPPPDYVSVNLGDFRPELNGQRIVGRVANGRLKPVETRAQIDAGALDGRTDVVLWVDDPVDAFFLHIQGSGLVTMADGTKVRVGYAGTNGHSYFAIGRSLVARGALAQEDVSMQTIRQWLDANPQEAAALMQENASYIFFRKLEGDAPVGAQGIPLTPGRSLAVDTAWLPLGLPVWLDTVTTDSQEEQGDPIHFRRLMIAQDTGGAIKGIVRGDVYWGTGKGAGDRAGRMREAGRYYGLLPRTLLERRAQTGS comes from the coding sequence TTGATTTCCGGCCGCCTGTGGGCGCTGGTTGCCGTAGCGGGTTTGCTGGCGGCGGCGCTCATCACCTTCGCTCTCTTTCCACCTAAGCCGTTGCCGGACAAACTTGCCCTCGACCCATTCGTTTTTGTCGAACGCCTGAGCGTCGAACATGCGCTGATAGGCTGGAACGACGACGATCAGGCGCCGGCGCTCGCGGCGTTCAAAAAGTCGTGCGAACGCCTGCTGCGTTTGCCCGACGCGCGCGCGATGGCCGACCCAGCCTTCGGTACGGTAGCCGACTGGCGCCCCGCTTGCGAAGCTGCGCTGACGGTTGCCGCGCCCGACACTCAAGCGGCGCGGGATTTCTTCCAAACCTGGTTTCGCCCCGTGGCGATCCGTAATAACGGCGACGATGTCGGCCTGTTTACCGGGTATTTCGAGCCCGAGCTGAACGGCCATACCGAGCGGGCCGGGCCCTATCAGACCCCGCTGTACGCGCCGCCGCCTGACTATGTCAGCGTCAATCTTGGGGACTTCCGGCCCGAACTCAACGGCCAGCGGATCGTGGGCAGGGTCGCCAATGGCCGGCTTAAGCCGGTCGAAACCCGCGCCCAAATTGACGCTGGTGCGTTGGACGGGCGGACCGACGTCGTGCTTTGGGTCGACGATCCCGTCGACGCCTTCTTTCTCCACATCCAAGGTTCCGGTTTGGTCACCATGGCGGACGGTACCAAGGTGAGGGTAGGTTACGCTGGCACCAATGGGCATTCCTATTTCGCGATCGGGCGCAGCTTGGTCGCGCGCGGGGCGTTGGCCCAGGAGGACGTCTCGATGCAGACGATCCGCCAATGGCTCGACGCCAATCCGCAGGAGGCCGCCGCGCTAATGCAGGAAAACGCCAGCTATATCTTTTTTCGCAAGCTTGAGGGCGACGCGCCTGTCGGCGCCCAGGGCATTCCGCTCACCCCGGGCCGCTCGCTCGCCGTCGATACCGCGTGGCTCCCCCTCGGGCTGCCCGTGTGGCTCGATACGGTCACCACCGACTCCCAGGAAGAACAAGGCGATCCGATCCACTTTCGCCGCCTGATGATCGCCCAAGACACGGGCGGGGCGATCAAGGGCATCGTGCGCGGCGATGTTTATTGGGGGACGGGAAAAGGCGCTGGCGACCGGGCGGGCCGGATGCGCGAGGCCGGCCGCTACTACGGCTTGCTGCCGCGCACCCTTCTCGAGCGGCGCGCCCAGACCGGGTCATAA
- a CDS encoding Tim44/TimA family putative adaptor protein, giving the protein MGEGFQFIEIIFFAMVAVFIFLRLRGVLGRRTGNEPAPPKTVRHDRTQQDDDDNVVPLPDRHRSGPLEDDTPLGTAADGVREIRAMDPSFSADEFVGGARTAYDMVLMSFAAGDTETLRALLDDDVYTNFQRAIADRESRGEVLETTLVAIKSSELVEARAVGRMAEATIKFVAELVNVTRDKNGEVISGDPRVVQNITDYWTFARDVRSADPNWKLIATRSEN; this is encoded by the coding sequence ATGGGCGAAGGCTTCCAGTTCATCGAAATCATCTTCTTCGCCATGGTGGCGGTGTTTATCTTTTTGCGTCTGCGCGGCGTCCTCGGTCGCCGCACGGGCAACGAGCCGGCGCCGCCAAAAACCGTGCGCCACGACCGGACCCAGCAGGACGACGACGATAATGTCGTGCCGCTCCCCGATCGGCACCGTTCCGGCCCGTTGGAAGACGACACACCGCTCGGGACCGCCGCCGATGGCGTGCGCGAAATTCGCGCAATGGACCCGAGCTTCAGCGCCGATGAGTTTGTCGGCGGTGCCCGCACGGCCTACGACATGGTATTGATGTCGTTCGCCGCGGGCGATACCGAAACGCTGCGCGCCCTGCTCGACGACGATGTCTACACGAATTTCCAGCGCGCGATCGCCGACCGCGAGAGCCGAGGCGAAGTCCTGGAGACAACGCTTGTCGCGATCAAATCGAGCGAGCTGGTCGAGGCGCGTGCGGTCGGTCGTATGGCCGAAGCGACCATCAAATTCGTGGCCGAACTGGTGAACGTCACCCGCGACAAGAACGGCGAAGTCATTTCCGGTGATCCGCGGGTGGTCCAGAACATTACGGACTACTGGACGTTTGCACGCGACGTGCGCTCGGCCGATCCCAACTGGAAATTGATCGCCACCCGTAGCGAGAATTGA
- a CDS encoding FxsA family protein, producing the protein MLGLVLFLVFVGVPAAEIALFIVVGGEIGVWSTIALVILTAIAGSALIRSQGLRTLVRAQQTLARSALPIEEAFDGICLVTAGALLLTPGFLTDGLGLLLLFPPLRAAIRRPVLRRLLRGAAVGNVGGSPPPPQGDGPIIDGDFHEVDPRPDPHDVGARLPGRDT; encoded by the coding sequence TTGCTTGGATTAGTCCTTTTTCTCGTGTTTGTCGGCGTCCCTGCGGCGGAAATCGCGCTATTTATCGTTGTCGGGGGCGAGATCGGGGTGTGGAGCACCATTGCTCTGGTGATTCTGACCGCCATTGCGGGCAGCGCGTTGATCCGGAGCCAGGGATTGCGGACGCTGGTGCGGGCGCAGCAGACGCTCGCGCGCAGCGCCCTCCCGATCGAAGAGGCTTTCGACGGCATATGCCTCGTCACCGCCGGCGCCCTTTTGCTGACACCCGGCTTTCTGACCGATGGGCTTGGTCTGTTGCTCCTGTTCCCGCCGCTGCGGGCGGCGATCCGCCGGCCCGTCCTGCGGCGCCTCCTGCGCGGGGCTGCGGTCGGTAATGTTGGCGGATCGCCGCCGCCGCCCCAAGGGGACGGACCGATCATCGATGGCGATTTTCACGAGGTTGACCCGCGCCCCGATCCGCACGATGTCGGCGCGCGGTTGCCGGGTCGGGACACCTAA
- the secB gene encoding protein-export chaperone SecB yields the protein MADTGDATTNDAATPPGGNPRVGLLAQYLKDCSYENPKAPGSLSKDLPAPTIDVSLDVQVQRLGPTRYEVALRTTAGAKRGEESVFVAEVVFAGVFELFDIPEEQIQPVCLVECPRLLFPFARRILSDLTRDGGVPPILLDPVDFGALYENQKAQAQTNAGGETIN from the coding sequence ATGGCCGATACCGGCGATGCCACCACCAACGATGCAGCGACACCCCCGGGGGGCAACCCGCGCGTCGGCCTACTGGCGCAATACTTGAAGGACTGTTCCTACGAGAACCCGAAGGCGCCGGGTAGCTTGTCAAAGGATCTGCCGGCGCCGACCATCGACGTCAGCTTGGATGTCCAAGTCCAGCGGCTAGGCCCAACCCGTTACGAAGTCGCGCTGCGCACAACGGCCGGCGCCAAGCGCGGCGAGGAATCCGTCTTTGTCGCCGAGGTCGTGTTTGCCGGCGTCTTCGAGCTGTTCGACATCCCGGAGGAACAGATCCAACCGGTTTGCCTGGTCGAGTGCCCGCGCCTTCTGTTCCCCTTTGCCCGACGCATTCTCTCGGACCTGACCCGGGACGGCGGCGTGCCGCCCATCCTGCTCGATCCGGTCGACTTCGGCGCGCTCTACGAAAACCAAAAGGCCCAGGCCCAGACGAACGCCGGCGGCGAAACCATCAACTAG
- the dnaQ gene encoding DNA polymerase III subunit epsilon, producing the protein MSDLTKADREIVFDTETTGLSPEDGHRVVEIGCVELLNHVPTGKTWQRYINPQRYMPGEAFQVHGLSEDFLAKHPTFAEIADDFLAFVGTSAVVAHNASFDVGFVNAELALLKRPPLQVDRIVDTVSIARRKYPGAQASLDALCRRFNIDLSARTKHGALLDAELLAEVYLELIGGRQPTLGLAVDLDTVPLDSVPTKTWPERHFEPSAAELAAHVAFLEKISEPIWRLNAPS; encoded by the coding sequence GTGTCCGATCTGACCAAAGCCGACCGCGAGATCGTCTTCGATACCGAGACCACGGGCCTCTCGCCCGAGGACGGTCACCGCGTCGTCGAAATCGGTTGCGTCGAGCTGTTGAACCACGTCCCCACCGGCAAGACCTGGCAGCGGTATATCAATCCGCAACGTTACATGCCGGGCGAGGCGTTCCAGGTGCACGGACTTAGCGAAGATTTCCTGGCCAAGCATCCGACTTTCGCCGAAATCGCCGACGACTTTCTGGCGTTCGTCGGCACCTCGGCGGTGGTGGCGCATAACGCGAGCTTCGACGTTGGGTTCGTCAATGCCGAGCTCGCGCTGCTCAAGCGTCCGCCGCTCCAGGTCGATCGGATCGTCGATACCGTCTCGATTGCCCGGCGTAAATATCCGGGCGCCCAGGCGAGCCTTGATGCGCTCTGCCGGCGTTTCAACATCGATCTATCGGCGCGGACCAAGCACGGTGCGCTGCTCGACGCCGAGTTGTTGGCCGAGGTCTACCTCGAACTTATCGGGGGGCGGCAGCCGACGCTGGGTCTTGCGGTCGATCTCGACACCGTGCCGCTCGATTCGGTGCCGACCAAAACCTGGCCGGAACGCCATTTCGAGCCCAGCGCCGCCGAACTGGCGGCGCATGTGGCTTTTCTGGAGAAAATCAGCGAACCGATCTGGCGGCTGAACGCCCCTAGTTGA
- the coaE gene encoding dephospho-CoA kinase (Dephospho-CoA kinase (CoaE) performs the final step in coenzyme A biosynthesis.) gives MRPAILGLTGSIGMGKSEAARMFRRLGVQVFDADAAVHRLMARGGAAVAPIDAAFPGVVRDGAVDRRALGAQVFGKPELLRRLEGIVHPLVRAERAKFLARARARRVPLVVFDVPLLFETGGEKGCDAVMVVTAPPAVQRARVLSRPDMTAEKFAAILGQQTPDRDKRRLADFVVPTGMGKRVTLNAIRHIVTLMKGEQRDPPCPI, from the coding sequence GTGCGCCCGGCGATCCTCGGCCTCACCGGCTCGATCGGTATGGGTAAAAGCGAGGCCGCGCGGATGTTCCGCCGCCTCGGCGTGCAGGTATTCGATGCGGATGCCGCCGTGCACCGGCTGATGGCTCGCGGCGGCGCGGCGGTGGCGCCAATCGACGCAGCGTTCCCCGGCGTTGTGCGGGATGGTGCGGTCGATCGGCGGGCGCTGGGTGCCCAGGTATTTGGCAAGCCGGAACTGCTGCGCCGGCTTGAAGGCATCGTTCACCCCTTGGTCCGCGCCGAGCGCGCCAAGTTCCTTGCCCGCGCCCGCGCAAGACGGGTGCCGCTGGTCGTGTTCGATGTGCCGCTGCTGTTTGAAACCGGCGGCGAAAAAGGGTGCGACGCGGTTATGGTGGTGACCGCCCCCCCGGCGGTACAGCGGGCACGCGTATTGTCCCGCCCCGACATGACGGCTGAAAAGTTCGCCGCCATCCTTGGTCAGCAAACTCCCGATCGCGACAAACGCCGATTGGCCGATTTCGTGGTACCGACGGGCATGGGCAAGCGCGTCACCTTGAATGCGATTCGCCACATCGTCACACTGATGAAGGGCGAACAAAGGGATCCACCGTGTCCGATCTGA
- a CDS encoding shikimate dehydrogenase produces MNTARISGKARIAGVMGWPVAHSRSPRLHNYWLARYGIDGAYVPLAVRPENLESAVRGLPALGFAGANLTIPHKEAVLPFLDEIDPAAARMGAVNTIVVRDGRLSGRNTDGFGFLENLKAGAPSWRAALGPAVVIGAGGAAKAIAWALIDAGVPHLRVVNRTMERAQTLAAVLGPAATAVSWDERAAALADAALVVNASALGMTGQPPLELDLSALPQSAVVNDIVYVPLETALLTAARARGHLVVDGIGMLLHQGRPGFQAWYGIDPAVDDDLRAHVLASL; encoded by the coding sequence ATGAACACGGCGCGGATCAGCGGGAAAGCCCGGATTGCCGGGGTGATGGGGTGGCCTGTGGCGCATTCCCGCTCGCCGCGCCTGCACAACTATTGGCTGGCCCGTTACGGCATCGACGGCGCTTACGTGCCGCTCGCTGTCCGTCCCGAAAATCTCGAGTCGGCGGTGCGTGGGTTGCCGGCGCTGGGCTTTGCCGGGGCCAACCTCACCATTCCCCACAAAGAAGCGGTCCTCCCTTTTCTCGACGAGATCGATCCAGCCGCGGCGCGGATGGGCGCGGTGAACACGATTGTCGTGCGCGACGGACGGCTCAGCGGGCGCAATACCGACGGCTTCGGCTTCCTCGAAAACCTGAAGGCGGGTGCCCCATCCTGGCGTGCCGCGTTGGGCCCGGCGGTGGTGATCGGCGCAGGTGGCGCGGCCAAGGCCATCGCTTGGGCGCTGATCGATGCCGGGGTGCCGCATCTGCGGGTGGTCAACCGCACGATGGAACGGGCGCAGACGCTTGCGGCAGTCCTAGGGCCGGCCGCGACGGCGGTGTCCTGGGATGAGCGTGCCGCGGCGTTGGCCGATGCCGCGCTCGTGGTCAATGCCAGTGCGCTCGGGATGACCGGCCAGCCGCCGCTTGAACTGGATCTGTCCGCGCTACCCCAATCGGCGGTCGTGAACGACATCGTCTACGTCCCGCTCGAAACGGCGTTGTTAACAGCGGCGCGCGCGCGCGGTCATTTGGTTGTCGATGGGATCGGCATGTTGCTCCACCAGGGCCGCCCCGGCTTCCAGGCTTGGTACGGCATCGATCCGGCGGTCGATGACGATCTGCGCGCCCACGTTCTGGCGTCACTCTGA
- a CDS encoding Maf family nucleotide pyrophosphatase: MSGLILASASETRDRLLRNAGIDFVAQPARVDEESIKVAMQAEGAQPVDAAQALADLKAERVSSGAPGAFVIGADQILECDGVWYDKPNSPAAAHEHLAALAGKTHRLHTAAAVAKDGTVIWREATRVSLTMRSLDDAAIAAYLGAAGETVMHSVGAYQIEGRGIQLFASVQGDYFSILGLPLLALLNFLRGHGVVPA; this comes from the coding sequence ATGAGCGGGCTTATCTTGGCGTCGGCGAGCGAGACGCGCGACCGGTTACTACGCAATGCCGGGATCGATTTTGTCGCGCAACCCGCGCGGGTCGACGAGGAATCGATCAAGGTCGCGATGCAGGCCGAAGGGGCGCAACCCGTCGACGCGGCACAGGCTTTAGCGGACCTCAAAGCAGAGCGGGTGTCGTCGGGTGCGCCGGGCGCCTTCGTCATTGGTGCGGATCAGATATTGGAATGCGACGGCGTGTGGTACGACAAACCCAACTCCCCCGCCGCGGCGCATGAGCACCTCGCCGCGCTGGCGGGCAAAACGCACCGTCTGCACACAGCCGCCGCCGTGGCCAAGGATGGCACGGTGATTTGGCGCGAGGCTACTCGGGTGTCCTTGACCATGCGATCCCTGGACGATGCCGCCATCGCCGCTTACCTCGGTGCCGCGGGCGAGACGGTGATGCACTCGGTCGGCGCCTACCAGATCGAAGGGCGCGGCATTCAATTGTTCGCGTCGGTCCAGGGCGATTACTTTTCGATCCTCGGTCTCCCTCTGTTGGCGTTGTTGAATTTTCTGCGCGGGCACGGCGTGGTGCCGGCATGA